A window from Streptomyces sp. NBC_00335 encodes these proteins:
- the kdpC gene encoding potassium-transporting ATPase subunit KdpC → MNNSVGNTARLLGAGLRALLVLTVLCGVLYPLAVTGIAQAAFGHKANGSEVEDASGKVVGSSLIGQSYGDDPRWFQGRPAAGLAKNTVNQQYELLVSGATNKAADSPELLRAVQEARSRVLLDNTVPGYAPRLSDIPADAVTSSGSGLDPDISPAYAELQTARVAQRNGLPVMEVAKLVKAHTEGRTLGFMGEPRVNVLELNTALRDLKP, encoded by the coding sequence ATGAACAACTCCGTAGGCAACACCGCCCGCCTCCTCGGCGCCGGGCTGCGCGCCCTCCTCGTCCTCACCGTGCTGTGCGGGGTCCTCTACCCGCTCGCCGTCACCGGCATCGCCCAGGCCGCCTTCGGCCACAAGGCCAACGGCTCCGAGGTCGAGGACGCGAGCGGCAAGGTCGTCGGCTCCTCCCTGATCGGCCAGTCGTACGGGGACGACCCGCGCTGGTTCCAGGGGCGCCCGGCGGCGGGACTCGCCAAGAACACCGTCAACCAGCAGTACGAGCTGCTGGTCTCCGGCGCCACCAACAAGGCGGCGGACAGCCCGGAGCTGCTGAGGGCGGTGCAGGAGGCCAGGTCCAGGGTCCTGCTCGACAACACCGTGCCGGGCTACGCCCCGCGGCTCTCCGACATCCCGGCGGACGCGGTGACCTCCTCCGGCTCCGGCCTGGACCCGGACATCTCCCCGGCCTACGCGGAGCTCCAGACGGCCCGCGTCGCCCAGCGCAACGGCCTCCCCGTGATGGAGGTCGCGAAGCTGGTGAAGGCCCACACCGAGGGCCGCACCCTCGGCTTCATGGGCGAACCGCGCGTCAACGTCCTGGAACTGAACACGGCCCTTCGGGACCTCAAGCCGTGA
- the kdpB gene encoding potassium-transporting ATPase subunit KdpB, with protein MSTVTSTRAPHGDLPSGHKPEKAKIGGGIFDPKQLLKSFPDAVRKLDPRVMVKSPVMFVVLIGSVLTTALAISDPGNLFGWAITVWLWLTTLFANLAEAVAEGRGKAQADTLRKAKTDTVARRLNGAVEEQVPGTDLRIGDLVVCEAGDIIPGDGDVVEGVASVDESAITGESAPVIRESGGDRSAVTGGTKVLSDRIVIKITTKPGETFIDRMINLVEGASRQKTPNEIALNILLASLTIVFLLAVVTLQPFAMYAHAKQSMIVLTALLVCLIPTTIGALLSAIGIAGMDRLVQRNVLAMSGRAVEAAGDVSTLLLDKTGTITLGNRQASEFVPVTGAIAAELADAAQLSSLADETPEGRSIVVLAKEKYGLRERHQGELAGAEWIPFTAQTRMSGVDVDGRKVRKGAAGSIIAWVGEQGGTVAPDARAKVDEISGAGGTPLLVALEDEKGARILGVIHLKDVVKEGMRERFDELRRMGIKTIMITGDNPLTAKAIAEEAGVDDFLAEATPEDKMALIKREQAGGKLVAMTGDGTNDAPALAQADVGVAMNTGTSAAKEAGNMVDLDSNPTKLIEIVEIGKQLLITRGALTTFSIANDVAKYFAIIPAMFAAVYPGLDKLNIMGLHSPDSAILSAVIFNALVIIALVPLALKGVRYRPTSADKMLRRNLTLYGLGGLVAPFIGIKLIDMVVSLIPGLR; from the coding sequence ATGAGCACCGTCACCTCCACCCGAGCCCCGCACGGGGACCTGCCCAGCGGTCACAAGCCCGAGAAGGCCAAGATCGGCGGCGGCATCTTCGACCCGAAGCAGCTGCTGAAGTCCTTCCCGGACGCGGTCCGCAAGCTCGACCCCCGGGTCATGGTCAAGTCCCCGGTCATGTTCGTGGTCCTGATCGGTTCCGTACTGACCACGGCGCTGGCGATCTCCGACCCGGGCAACCTCTTCGGCTGGGCGATCACCGTCTGGCTGTGGCTGACCACCCTCTTCGCCAACCTCGCCGAAGCGGTGGCCGAAGGCCGCGGCAAGGCCCAGGCCGACACCCTGCGCAAGGCCAAGACCGACACCGTCGCCCGCCGCCTGAACGGCGCCGTCGAGGAACAGGTCCCGGGCACGGATCTCCGTATCGGCGACCTGGTGGTCTGCGAGGCCGGCGACATCATCCCCGGCGACGGTGATGTCGTCGAAGGCGTCGCCTCGGTCGACGAGTCCGCCATCACCGGCGAATCGGCCCCGGTCATCCGCGAGTCGGGCGGCGACCGCTCCGCCGTCACCGGCGGCACCAAGGTGCTCTCCGACCGGATCGTCATCAAGATCACGACGAAGCCCGGCGAGACCTTCATCGACCGCATGATCAACCTGGTCGAGGGCGCCTCCCGGCAGAAGACTCCGAACGAGATCGCGCTCAACATCCTGCTCGCCTCGCTGACGATCGTCTTCCTGCTCGCCGTCGTCACCCTCCAGCCGTTCGCGATGTACGCGCACGCCAAGCAGTCGATGATCGTGCTGACCGCGCTGCTGGTCTGCCTCATCCCGACCACCATCGGCGCCCTGCTCTCCGCCATCGGCATCGCGGGCATGGACCGCCTGGTCCAGCGCAACGTCCTGGCCATGTCGGGGCGCGCGGTGGAAGCCGCCGGCGACGTCTCGACCCTGCTCCTCGACAAGACCGGCACCATCACCCTCGGCAATCGCCAGGCCTCCGAGTTCGTCCCCGTCACCGGCGCGATCGCCGCCGAGCTGGCCGATGCCGCCCAGCTCTCCTCGCTGGCCGACGAGACCCCCGAGGGCCGCTCCATCGTGGTCCTCGCGAAGGAGAAGTACGGCCTGCGCGAACGCCACCAGGGCGAGTTGGCCGGCGCCGAATGGATCCCCTTCACCGCGCAGACCCGCATGTCGGGCGTGGACGTCGACGGCCGCAAGGTCCGCAAGGGCGCGGCCGGTTCGATCATCGCCTGGGTCGGCGAACAGGGCGGTACGGTCGCCCCGGACGCGCGGGCCAAGGTGGACGAGATCTCCGGCGCCGGCGGCACCCCGCTGCTCGTCGCGCTGGAGGACGAGAAGGGCGCCCGGATCCTCGGCGTCATCCACCTCAAGGACGTGGTCAAGGAGGGCATGCGCGAACGCTTCGACGAGCTGCGGCGCATGGGCATCAAGACCATCATGATCACCGGTGACAACCCGCTGACCGCCAAGGCCATCGCCGAGGAGGCGGGCGTAGACGACTTCCTCGCCGAGGCCACCCCCGAGGACAAGATGGCCCTCATCAAGCGGGAGCAGGCGGGCGGCAAGCTCGTCGCCATGACGGGTGACGGTACGAACGACGCCCCGGCTCTGGCTCAGGCGGACGTCGGCGTCGCGATGAACACCGGCACCTCGGCCGCCAAGGAGGCCGGGAACATGGTGGACCTGGACTCCAACCCCACCAAGCTCATCGAAATCGTGGAGATCGGCAAGCAGTTGCTGATCACCCGGGGCGCGCTGACCACCTTCTCCATCGCCAACGACGTCGCCAAGTACTTCGCGATCATCCCGGCGATGTTCGCGGCGGTCTACCCGGGCCTGGACAAGCTCAACATCATGGGCCTGCACTCCCCCGACTCCGCGATCCTCTCCGCCGTCATCTTCAACGCGCTGGTGATCATCGCCCTGGTCCCGCTCGCCCTCAAGGGCGTCCGGTACCGGCCCACCAGCGCCGACAAGATGCTCCGCCGCAACCTCACGCTCTACGGACTCGGCGGCCTGGTCGCCCCGTTCATCGGCATCAAGCTCATCGACATGGTCGTCTCCCTCATCCCCGGCCTGCGCTGA
- a CDS encoding RidA family protein — MTRSITNPAELHDPTGYGYSHVVSAPGEQVFIAGQYGSGPTGHVVSDAFDAQVGQAFANLRTALEAVGLGLGDVVRIGTYVVGHDQEKLQVLLKHLHAAWGTELPAQTLIGVAALALPDMLFEIDAVAVRAAPTA; from the coding sequence ATGACGCGCAGCATCACCAACCCGGCAGAACTCCACGACCCCACCGGCTACGGCTACAGCCACGTCGTCTCCGCGCCCGGAGAGCAGGTCTTCATAGCCGGCCAGTACGGCTCCGGCCCGACGGGCCACGTCGTCTCCGACGCGTTCGACGCCCAGGTCGGCCAGGCCTTCGCGAATCTCCGCACGGCCCTGGAGGCCGTGGGTCTGGGCCTCGGCGACGTGGTCCGCATCGGGACGTACGTCGTCGGGCACGACCAGGAGAAGCTGCAGGTGCTGCTCAAGCACCTGCACGCCGCCTGGGGCACCGAACTGCCCGCCCAGACGCTGATCGGCGTGGCCGCGCTGGCCCTGCCGGACATGCTCTTCGAGATCGACGCGGTGGCGGTCCGGGCGGCTCCGACCGCCTAG
- a CDS encoding SMP-30/gluconolactonase/LRE family protein produces MYEKFDERFRTGRCMNGDDALEVLHTGCRWAEGPVYVPAWRQVVWSDIPNDRMLRWDEETGAVSVFRRNAGHTNGNTLDRQGRLVTCEQGNRRVTRTEHDGTITVLADRWQGKRLNSPNDAAVRSDGSIWFSDPDFGITSDYEGYVAESEIGSNNVYRIDPGTGEVRLVADCFEAPNGLVFSPDEQRLFVSDTRGGAIRVFDVREDGTLCDGKVFADAAARPGARFDNLRFDDAGRLWAAAMSDGVHCYDPDGTLIGRLRVPETVSNIAWGGAKRNRLFITAETSLYSAVMGVTGTHPTGPGRRPWLDGSGRP; encoded by the coding sequence ATGTACGAGAAGTTCGACGAACGGTTCAGGACCGGCCGGTGCATGAACGGGGACGACGCGCTGGAGGTCCTCCACACCGGCTGCCGCTGGGCCGAGGGCCCCGTCTACGTACCCGCGTGGCGGCAAGTGGTCTGGAGCGACATCCCCAACGACCGGATGCTGCGGTGGGACGAGGAGACCGGGGCCGTCTCCGTCTTCCGGCGGAACGCCGGGCACACCAACGGCAACACCCTCGACCGGCAGGGCCGGCTGGTCACCTGCGAGCAGGGCAATCGCCGGGTGACGCGGACCGAGCACGACGGCACGATCACGGTGCTGGCCGACCGCTGGCAGGGCAAGCGCCTCAACAGCCCGAACGACGCCGCGGTCAGGTCGGACGGCTCGATCTGGTTCTCCGACCCGGACTTCGGCATCACCAGCGACTACGAGGGGTACGTGGCCGAGAGCGAGATCGGCTCCAACAACGTCTACCGCATCGACCCCGGCACCGGTGAAGTCCGCCTGGTCGCCGACTGTTTCGAGGCCCCGAACGGTCTCGTCTTCTCCCCCGACGAGCAGCGGCTCTTCGTCTCCGACACCCGCGGCGGCGCCATCCGGGTCTTCGACGTGCGCGAAGACGGCACCCTCTGCGACGGCAAGGTGTTCGCGGACGCGGCGGCCCGTCCAGGGGCCCGCTTCGACAACCTCCGCTTCGACGACGCCGGCCGGCTCTGGGCGGCCGCCATGAGCGACGGGGTGCACTGCTACGACCCCGACGGCACCCTGATCGGGCGGCTCCGCGTCCCCGAGACGGTGTCCAACATCGCCTGGGGCGGGGCCAAGCGCAACCGCCTCTTCATCACGGCCGAGACCAGCCTCTACTCGGCGGTCATGGGCGTCACCGGCACCCACCCCACCGGACCGGGTCGCAGGCCCTGGCTCGACGGCTCCGGCCGCCCCTGA
- a CDS encoding class F sortase, whose product MPRAKWVVGVLTVALLCTGLGVLRTTEGGRPAAPTAGDALPSRVLGLSGPRRLARQLEHSGGHTTGKGSRRPGRSGVTALPASPPLRLLIPALGTDVPLTGGTPPDAGNAGPQGPYAAELQPGAADAKAPAPESAVWDSAGPAPGAAGTAVVSGDLPRIGELRRGQTIEVVRADRRTAVFTVTRVSPGAAGRGGPSARAQLRLVSGETAVLARLTGHRRTLR is encoded by the coding sequence ATGCCCCGCGCCAAGTGGGTGGTCGGCGTACTGACGGTGGCTCTGCTGTGCACCGGCCTAGGGGTGTTGCGCACCACCGAGGGCGGCAGGCCCGCCGCCCCGACCGCGGGCGACGCACTGCCCTCGCGGGTCCTGGGGCTGTCCGGCCCGCGCCGGCTGGCCCGGCAGCTGGAGCACTCAGGCGGACACACCACCGGCAAGGGCTCGCGGCGGCCCGGACGGTCGGGGGTCACGGCCCTGCCTGCCTCGCCGCCGCTGCGCCTGCTCATCCCGGCCCTCGGAACGGACGTACCGCTGACGGGCGGTACCCCGCCGGACGCCGGGAACGCCGGTCCGCAGGGGCCGTACGCGGCGGAGCTCCAGCCCGGCGCCGCCGACGCCAAGGCGCCCGCCCCCGAGAGCGCCGTGTGGGACTCCGCGGGCCCGGCCCCGGGCGCGGCCGGCACCGCCGTGGTCTCCGGAGACCTCCCCCGGATCGGCGAACTCCGGCGCGGGCAGACGATCGAGGTCGTGCGCGCCGACCGGCGTACGGCCGTGTTCACCGTGACCCGCGTCTCTCCCGGGGCCGCCGGGCGGGGAGGGCCGTCCGCACGGGCCCAACTCCGGCTGGTCAGCGGTGAAACGGCCGTCCTGGCCCGCCTCACCGGCCACCGCCGCACCCTGCGCTGA
- a CDS encoding RrF2 family transcriptional regulator — protein MSEGVEWALHSCLNLAWSGDGRAVPAARLAAWHELPAAYLNKQLQALARAGIVTSTPGPRGGFRLARPLDSISLMDVVAAVEGPDEAFRCAEIRQQGPGGGEEPPAADCAIAHAMGRAELAWRRALAAQTLDEIRQQAERQAPDAPERLRAWLAAAH, from the coding sequence ATGAGCGAGGGCGTCGAATGGGCCCTGCACAGCTGCCTCAACCTGGCCTGGAGTGGTGACGGCAGGGCGGTCCCGGCGGCCCGGCTGGCGGCCTGGCACGAGCTGCCCGCCGCGTACCTCAACAAGCAGCTCCAGGCCCTGGCCCGGGCGGGCATCGTCACCTCCACGCCCGGCCCGCGGGGCGGCTTCCGCCTCGCGCGCCCGCTCGACTCCATCTCGCTCATGGACGTGGTCGCCGCCGTGGAAGGGCCGGACGAGGCCTTCCGGTGCGCGGAGATCCGGCAGCAGGGCCCCGGTGGCGGCGAGGAGCCGCCCGCGGCCGACTGCGCCATCGCGCACGCGATGGGCCGGGCCGAACTGGCCTGGCGCCGCGCGCTGGCCGCCCAGACCCTCGACGAGATCCGGCAGCAGGCCGAACGGCAGGCCCCCGACGCCCCCGAACGCCTGCGCGCCTGGCTCGCCGCCGCCCACTAG
- a CDS encoding Ser-Thr-rich GPI-anchored membrane family protein — protein sequence MAITAPSLKSLARYVWKGLNRPEVAVLLESENLLVHTPGAGAVWPRGTRQAVAWYVVGPAGDVVDVELVTMDGSRSRTRAVLVTGVATHRTGVTVTVPALPPGRYLVLVTSATGALDSYSQPVTITA from the coding sequence ATGGCGATCACCGCCCCCTCTTTGAAGTCCCTCGCCAGGTACGTCTGGAAGGGCCTGAACCGCCCCGAAGTCGCGGTCCTCCTGGAGTCGGAGAACCTCCTGGTGCACACCCCCGGGGCGGGCGCGGTCTGGCCCCGCGGCACCCGGCAGGCCGTCGCCTGGTACGTGGTGGGCCCGGCCGGGGACGTGGTGGACGTCGAGCTCGTCACGATGGACGGCAGCCGGTCCCGGACGAGGGCCGTCCTCGTGACCGGCGTCGCCACCCACCGCACCGGCGTCACGGTGACGGTCCCCGCCCTCCCCCCGGGCCGCTACCTCGTCCTCGTCACCTCTGCGACGGGCGCGCTCGACTCCTACAGCCAGCCGGTCACCATCACGGCTTGA
- a CDS encoding GNAT family N-acetyltransferase yields MDDTSGRDEPRHRVREMTEPDIDAVAAVRVSGWRYAYAGLMPQSYLDGLSAAEYAGQRRAAFADPANAVTNLVAEGPDGAVLGWAAFGPAQGTDPEGAAPDEGELYALYARPDVIGTGVGRALLTEVLRRAAYPAVRLWVVEGNDRARRFYERAGFRPDGGVLVDETDGFPVHEVGYRRTAAG; encoded by the coding sequence ATGGACGACACCAGCGGCAGGGATGAGCCCCGCCACCGCGTACGCGAGATGACCGAGCCCGACATCGACGCCGTGGCCGCCGTGCGGGTGAGCGGCTGGCGCTACGCCTACGCCGGGCTGATGCCGCAGTCCTATCTGGACGGGCTCAGCGCCGCCGAGTACGCCGGGCAACGGCGTGCCGCCTTCGCCGATCCCGCCAATGCCGTGACCAACCTCGTGGCCGAGGGACCGGACGGCGCGGTCCTGGGGTGGGCCGCCTTCGGCCCCGCCCAGGGCACGGATCCCGAGGGCGCGGCGCCCGACGAAGGCGAGCTGTACGCCCTGTACGCGCGGCCCGACGTCATCGGCACCGGCGTCGGGCGGGCCCTGCTGACCGAGGTGCTGCGCCGGGCGGCCTACCCCGCGGTACGGCTCTGGGTGGTCGAGGGCAACGATCGGGCACGCCGGTTCTACGAGCGTGCCGGGTTCCGTCCCGACGGCGGAGTCCTCGTCGACGAGACGGACGGCTTCCCGGTGCACGAGGTCGGCTACCGCCGGACCGCTGCGGGCTGA
- a CDS encoding 3-oxoacyl-[acyl-carrier-protein] synthase III C-terminal domain-containing protein, with translation MSASETATPSAPAPYAYPFPYRISGVGAQIGEIISVEKWAELAHIPHRKRVGKEISGTDIERILGVTSKSWDRDRFASLDTVVDVARAALRSALAEPEDIDAVFVATCTPYEIMLDQDAFNLLRRLRIPDSVPPFQLGAGCGGLSRVAAHLARTGARRALVISYNAASPIGMDENGVISQYSGADGEHPFAHTLWCSGALFSDAATALVFERDESFEGGLGFYSRDSLDFGGEPGFSDPLIHYPGGGAAHPPGFAGSAELSAFGLNGPELARYYSRGMMLNQETLDAHRPGFVDEVRRIYTHQAGPALVENYHQLAGLDTRKAPAHARELGNLVTSATPVLFYTDVINGLVGAGDSVCFSVIGAGPERGAFLTRVAIPGEVTVTTPLPPVPAAAGTAGATRAAGSPGAIRTTATATA, from the coding sequence ATGTCTGCCTCGGAAACGGCCACCCCCTCCGCACCCGCTCCGTACGCGTACCCGTTCCCCTACCGGATTTCCGGTGTCGGCGCGCAGATCGGCGAGATCATATCCGTCGAGAAATGGGCCGAACTCGCGCACATCCCGCACCGCAAGCGGGTCGGCAAGGAAATCAGCGGCACCGATATCGAGCGCATCCTCGGGGTCACCTCCAAGAGCTGGGACCGGGACCGTTTCGCCTCGCTCGACACCGTCGTCGACGTCGCCCGCGCGGCCCTGCGCTCCGCCCTCGCCGAGCCCGAGGACATCGACGCCGTCTTCGTGGCCACCTGCACCCCGTACGAGATCATGCTCGACCAGGACGCCTTCAACCTGCTGCGCCGCCTGCGCATCCCGGACAGCGTGCCCCCCTTCCAGCTCGGCGCCGGCTGCGGCGGGCTCTCCCGCGTGGCGGCGCACCTGGCCCGGACGGGGGCCCGGCGCGCGCTGGTGATCTCGTACAACGCCGCGAGCCCCATCGGGATGGACGAGAACGGCGTCATTTCCCAGTACAGCGGCGCGGACGGAGAGCATCCCTTCGCGCACACCCTGTGGTGTTCCGGGGCGCTGTTCTCCGATGCCGCGACCGCGCTCGTATTCGAGCGGGACGAAAGCTTCGAAGGCGGCCTCGGTTTCTATTCGCGCGATTCCCTCGATTTCGGGGGCGAGCCCGGATTCAGCGATCCGCTCATCCATTACCCCGGCGGCGGCGCCGCCCACCCGCCGGGCTTTGCCGGGTCCGCCGAACTCTCCGCATTCGGGCTCAACGGGCCGGAACTGGCCCGTTATTATTCGCGCGGCATGATGCTGAACCAGGAGACCCTGGACGCCCACCGCCCCGGTTTCGTGGACGAGGTCCGCCGGATCTACACGCACCAGGCCGGCCCGGCCCTGGTCGAGAACTACCACCAGCTCGCCGGCCTGGACACCCGGAAGGCCCCCGCGCACGCCCGCGAGCTCGGCAACCTCGTCACCTCCGCGACCCCGGTGCTCTTCTACACCGACGTGATCAACGGCCTGGTCGGCGCGGGCGACAGCGTCTGCTTCTCCGTCATCGGCGCCGGCCCCGAGCGCGGGGCCTTCCTCACCCGGGTCGCGATCCCGGGCGAGGTCACCGTCACCACACCGCTGCCGCCCGTCCCGGCCGCCGCCGGGACCGCCGGGGCCACCAGGGCCGCCGGCTCCCCCGGAGCCATCAGAACCACCGCCACCGCCACCGCGTAG